The proteins below are encoded in one region of Tsuneonella sp. CC-YZS046:
- a CDS encoding DUF2849 domain-containing protein: MKILTGNDLKTGAVIWWTGTDWSRHVDDAVDVGDQGDAIAAAESAARRVVDANVIDGEKTAEGVRPAHIKDRIRALGPTVRPDLTLKPADPNAGNWVI, translated from the coding sequence ATGAAGATCCTGACCGGAAACGACCTCAAGACCGGGGCCGTGATATGGTGGACCGGCACGGACTGGTCGCGCCATGTCGATGACGCGGTGGACGTGGGCGATCAGGGCGACGCCATCGCCGCCGCAGAATCCGCCGCCCGCCGCGTGGTCGATGCCAATGTGATCGATGGCGAAAAGACCGCCGAGGGCGTGCGCCCGGCCCATATCAAGGATCGTATCAGGGCGCTGGGGCCTACCGTCCGCCCCGACCTGACGCTGAAGCCGGCCGACCCCAATGCCGGAAACTGGGTAATCTGA
- a CDS encoding mechanosensitive ion channel family protein has translation MSFALLAAAAPAAKPGEEGVRGAEGIKDVVAARSDAAGDLVQTLDSLAFQIGHSRFSVWDALVVLLVIVGVFLVAQLLSKLAHFMLTRITHLDETQKLLADKLASIAVWTFAILFGIDFLDIDLTALAVFSGAFGLAIGFGLQKTFGNLIAGIILLMDRSIKPGDVIAVSDMSGRESFGQIRKIGIRAISVTTRDMKEYLIPNENLMINQVENWSYSTRDVRVKVPIPVACDSDIELVETLMMQAAVDAPRVLEHPEPKVLMVGLGEGSIQFEIRFWIRDPEEGIGGVSSEVLKRVWRLFKENGVEIPYPQRDINLRNTEQLERLIAAIGQRSADEAEER, from the coding sequence GTGAGTTTCGCGCTGCTGGCCGCCGCCGCTCCCGCCGCGAAGCCGGGGGAAGAAGGCGTCAGGGGCGCGGAAGGCATCAAGGACGTGGTCGCCGCGCGCAGCGACGCTGCCGGCGATCTCGTGCAGACGCTGGACAGCCTGGCGTTCCAGATCGGCCATTCGCGCTTTTCGGTGTGGGATGCTCTCGTCGTCCTGCTGGTCATTGTCGGCGTGTTTCTCGTCGCGCAGCTTCTCAGCAAGCTCGCTCATTTCATGCTCACGCGGATCACCCATCTCGACGAGACGCAGAAGCTGCTGGCGGACAAGCTCGCCTCCATCGCCGTGTGGACTTTCGCGATCCTTTTCGGGATCGATTTCCTGGACATCGACCTCACCGCCCTTGCCGTGTTTTCCGGCGCATTCGGCCTCGCCATCGGCTTCGGCCTGCAAAAGACCTTCGGCAATCTGATCGCCGGGATCATCCTGCTGATGGACCGTTCGATCAAGCCGGGCGACGTGATCGCGGTCAGCGACATGAGCGGGCGGGAAAGTTTCGGCCAGATCCGCAAGATCGGCATCCGCGCGATCTCCGTGACCACGCGCGACATGAAGGAATATCTCATTCCGAACGAGAACCTGATGATAAATCAGGTCGAAAACTGGTCCTACAGCACGCGCGACGTGCGCGTGAAGGTCCCGATTCCCGTGGCCTGCGACAGCGACATCGAGTTGGTCGAAACGCTGATGATGCAGGCCGCGGTGGATGCGCCCCGGGTGCTGGAGCACCCGGAACCCAAGGTGCTGATGGTTGGACTGGGGGAAGGCTCGATCCAGTTCGAGATACGTTTCTGGATAAGAGACCCGGAAGAGGGGATCGGCGGAGTCTCTTCCGAAGTGCTGAAACGGGTATGGCGCCTGTTCAAGGAGAACGGGGTCGAGATCCCCTATCCCCAGCGCGACATCAACCTGCGCAATACCGAGCAATTGGAACGGCTTATCGCTGCGATCGGCCAGCGAAGCGCGGACGAGGCCGAGGAGCGCTGA
- the metC gene encoding cystathionine beta-lyase, with product MSRKSDKAEQATRLVLAGRRSEWTGAVVNPPVWRASTHLYEDSADLARGRANADGEFYYGRRGAPTQWALAEALTELEPGAAGTVLYPSGVAAIAGAFLSVLRAGDVLLITDNAYHPSRAMADGLLKRFGVETRYFDPLDPEGFPALFCNRTRAVLFETPGSQTMEICDIPALAAIARERGAASLIDNTWASALGFPALERGCDMSIMALTKHVGGHSDLMMGSVSATQDHYRKLRLTSQSLGQIVSPDDAALALRGLRTLGLRLEKESASALKIAQWLSARPEIAHVLCPMLPGAPGHDLWKRDFTGGCGLFSIIFKGRDEAARARFMDALRLFGIGYSWGGFESLVIPVDPAGLRSVTSWPPPGWDGNDRLGIRLSIGLEDPDDLIRDLEGGLQAMEQGR from the coding sequence GTGAGCAGGAAATCGGACAAGGCGGAGCAGGCCACCCGGCTGGTATTGGCAGGGCGGCGGAGCGAATGGACCGGGGCGGTGGTCAACCCGCCCGTCTGGCGCGCCAGCACCCATCTGTATGAGGATTCGGCCGATCTCGCGCGCGGCAGGGCCAATGCCGATGGCGAATTCTATTACGGCCGCCGTGGCGCGCCGACCCAATGGGCGCTGGCCGAAGCCCTGACCGAGCTGGAGCCGGGCGCGGCGGGCACGGTCCTCTATCCCAGCGGGGTGGCCGCCATTGCCGGGGCCTTCCTGAGCGTGCTGCGCGCGGGCGATGTCCTGCTGATTACCGACAACGCCTATCACCCGAGCCGCGCGATGGCCGACGGCCTGCTGAAGCGCTTCGGCGTGGAAACGCGATACTTCGACCCGCTCGACCCCGAGGGCTTTCCCGCGCTGTTCTGCAATCGCACCAGGGCCGTGCTGTTCGAGACCCCCGGCAGCCAGACGATGGAAATATGCGACATTCCGGCGCTGGCCGCCATCGCCCGGGAGCGTGGAGCCGCAAGCCTGATCGACAACACCTGGGCAAGCGCGCTTGGTTTTCCCGCGCTGGAGCGCGGCTGCGACATGTCGATCATGGCCCTGACCAAGCATGTCGGCGGCCATTCGGACCTGATGATGGGCAGCGTCAGCGCCACGCAGGATCACTACCGCAAGCTGCGGCTCACCTCGCAGAGCCTTGGCCAGATCGTCTCTCCGGACGATGCCGCGCTTGCCCTGCGCGGGCTGAGGACCCTTGGCCTGCGGCTCGAGAAGGAAAGCGCAAGCGCCCTCAAGATCGCGCAATGGCTCTCCGCCCGGCCGGAAATCGCGCATGTGCTGTGCCCGATGCTGCCGGGCGCACCCGGCCACGATTTATGGAAGCGCGACTTCACCGGCGGCTGCGGATTGTTCAGCATCATCTTCAAGGGCCGGGACGAAGCGGCGCGGGCGCGCTTCATGGACGCTCTGCGATTGTTCGGCATCGGCTACAGCTGGGGCGGCTTCGAAAGCCTGGTCATTCCGGTCGATCCGGCGGGCCTGCGCAGCGTCACCTCCTGGCCGCCGCCGGGCTGGGACGGCAATGACAGGCTGGGCATCCGGCTCTCGATCGGGCTGGAAGATCCGGACGATCTCATCCGCGATCTCGAAGGGGGATTGCAGGCGATGGAGCAAGGCCGGTGA
- a CDS encoding DUF934 domain-containing protein codes for MVEAQFRFREDEPVADPAVTVDSFGEQTNAAAVRLEPGDDARKLLPFLDRIKLVEVNFPAFTDGRGYSAARILREAGYQGELRAVGAVFVDQLGHLRRCGFDSFAPEQPIDPADAENAFNRWPDVYQATTDGRVPIWAKRHG; via the coding sequence ATGGTTGAGGCCCAGTTCCGTTTCCGGGAGGACGAGCCGGTCGCCGACCCCGCGGTGACCGTGGATTCCTTCGGCGAGCAGACCAATGCCGCCGCCGTTCGGCTGGAACCCGGCGACGATGCGCGCAAGCTCTTGCCCTTTCTCGATCGCATCAAGCTGGTGGAAGTGAATTTCCCCGCTTTCACCGACGGGCGCGGCTATTCGGCGGCCCGCATCCTGCGCGAGGCAGGTTATCAGGGTGAGCTGCGCGCGGTCGGCGCGGTGTTTGTCGACCAGCTCGGCCATCTGCGCCGCTGCGGCTTCGACAGCTTCGCGCCGGAGCAACCGATCGACCCCGCCGATGCGGAAAATGCGTTCAACCGCTGGCCGGATGTTTATCAGGCGACGACCGATGGCCGCGTCCCGATCTGGGCCAAGAGACATGGCTGA
- the cobA gene encoding uroporphyrinogen-III C-methyltransferase produces the protein MAISGKSGTVYLVGAGPGDPDLLTLRAARLVMGASLIVHDGLVDPAVLAMARPAARMISVAKQRARHTLPQDEICALLVREALAGNDVVRLKGGDPFIFGRGGEEAEACRAAGVPVEIVPGVSAANGAAAATGIPLTHRDAASIVSFVAGQCKGLTEQNWAGLAGKGRTLVIYMGVKTAPQIAEKLMADGLSPDMPVAVVENAARAAMRVLRGPLAGLPDLVARERVKSPALIIIGEVTAREDAALAILARETVE, from the coding sequence ATGGCAATAAGCGGCAAGTCAGGCACTGTGTATCTCGTTGGCGCGGGTCCGGGCGATCCCGACCTGCTGACGCTGCGCGCCGCGCGGCTGGTGATGGGTGCGTCTCTCATCGTGCATGACGGGCTGGTCGATCCGGCCGTGCTGGCGATGGCGAGGCCCGCCGCGCGCATGATCTCGGTGGCGAAGCAGCGCGCCCGCCATACCCTGCCGCAGGATGAGATCTGCGCCCTGCTGGTGCGCGAGGCGCTGGCCGGGAACGATGTCGTGCGCCTCAAGGGCGGCGATCCGTTCATTTTCGGACGGGGCGGCGAAGAAGCGGAAGCCTGCCGCGCGGCGGGGGTCCCGGTTGAAATCGTGCCCGGCGTCAGCGCCGCCAATGGCGCCGCCGCCGCTACCGGAATCCCCCTGACGCATCGCGATGCCGCCAGCATCGTCAGTTTCGTCGCGGGCCAGTGCAAGGGGCTGACGGAGCAGAACTGGGCGGGCCTTGCCGGAAAGGGCCGCACCCTGGTGATCTACATGGGCGTCAAGACCGCGCCGCAGATCGCAGAAAAGCTGATGGCGGACGGTCTTTCTCCCGATATGCCGGTCGCGGTGGTGGAAAATGCCGCGCGAGCCGCTATGCGCGTGCTGCGCGGGCCGCTGGCCGGATTGCCCGACCTGGTGGCGCGCGAGCGGGTGAAAAGCCCCGCGCTGATTATTATAGGCGAAGTCACGGCGCGCGAAGACGCAGCGCTGGCGATTCTCGCCAGGGAGACAGTTGAATGA
- the queF gene encoding preQ(1) synthase encodes MNDTSLPLHLGQQSALPASPDEAILDYVPNPRAGALYMVRFAAPEFTSLCPVTGQPDFAHLVIDYAPGETIVESKSLKLFLGSFRNHAGFHEDVTVGIGQRLFAEMNPQWLRIGGYWYPRGGIPIDVFWQSGPAPDGLWVPDQGVASYRGRG; translated from the coding sequence ATGAACGACACATCGCTTCCGCTCCATCTGGGGCAGCAAAGCGCCCTGCCGGCATCGCCGGATGAGGCCATTCTGGACTATGTGCCCAATCCCCGCGCGGGCGCGCTGTACATGGTGCGCTTTGCCGCGCCCGAATTCACATCGCTCTGCCCGGTGACAGGGCAGCCGGATTTCGCCCATCTGGTGATCGATTACGCGCCCGGCGAAACCATCGTCGAATCGAAGAGCCTGAAACTGTTCCTCGGCTCGTTCCGCAATCATGCCGGGTTCCATGAGGATGTGACCGTGGGGATCGGCCAGCGCCTGTTCGCGGAAATGAACCCTCAATGGCTCCGTATCGGGGGGTACTGGTATCCGCGCGGGGGTATCCCGATCGATGTGTTCTGGCAGTCCGGCCCGGCGCCGGATGGCTTGTGGGTGCCGGATCAGGGCGTTGCATCCTATCGCGGCAGAGGGTGA
- a CDS encoding GFA family protein — protein MTGNGSSSSRSGGCLCGAIRYRYSGEPLITAVCHCRHCQRQGGSAFSVVLAIPSADYTQTGMTKVFEDRGESGQPVHRHFCGDCGSPIVSIADAIPGLTIIKAGTLDDPGTVQPTQEAYCSQAWPAVPAFPGAERFPASNV, from the coding sequence ATGACCGGGAATGGATCATCGAGCAGCCGGAGCGGGGGCTGCCTGTGCGGCGCGATCCGCTATCGCTACAGCGGTGAACCGCTGATTACGGCGGTTTGCCATTGCCGCCATTGCCAGCGTCAGGGCGGCAGTGCGTTTTCGGTCGTGCTTGCGATACCCTCGGCGGATTATACGCAGACCGGGATGACGAAGGTGTTCGAGGATCGGGGCGAAAGCGGGCAGCCGGTCCATCGCCATTTCTGCGGCGATTGCGGCTCTCCAATCGTTTCGATCGCGGATGCGATACCGGGGCTGACCATCATCAAGGCCGGGACGCTGGACGATCCGGGCACAGTCCAGCCCACCCAGGAAGCCTATTGCAGCCAGGCGTGGCCGGCTGTTCCGGCCTTTCCCGGCGCGGAACGGTTTCCCGCATCGAACGTGTGA
- the proB gene encoding glutamate 5-kinase, with protein sequence MTISCLSDLLDAKACKRLVVKVGSALLVGSGGAPRRQWLEGLVAEIAAAHQRGQDVVIVSSGAIALGAARLDLPKGGRANLADAQASAAVGQIALAELWSELLAAQGLVAAQLLLTLEDLEDRRRYLNASATLGRLLKARAVPVVNENDSVATQEIRFGDNDRLAARVAQAAHANAVMLLSDVDGLYDRDPADPEAQLMPFVRGVTPEIHAMATGASGSGLGSGGMTSKLQAAEIAERAGIVLAILNGTHDSPVSRATGGNIGTLFLPRRKDGARKAWLGGRLRLKGVLKVDAGAAKALTKGGSLLAAGITAVDGEFHRGDPVAICDGAGRPLAQGLVEYDAGECSRLMGRNSSDHAEILGYYPRSAVVHRDQLVLL encoded by the coding sequence ATGACGATCTCCTGCCTTTCCGACTTGCTGGACGCCAAGGCGTGCAAGCGCCTTGTGGTGAAGGTCGGCTCCGCCCTGCTTGTCGGCTCGGGCGGCGCCCCGCGGCGGCAATGGCTGGAAGGGCTTGTCGCGGAAATCGCGGCGGCGCATCAGCGCGGACAGGATGTCGTCATTGTCAGTTCCGGGGCAATCGCGCTGGGCGCCGCGCGGCTTGACCTGCCCAAGGGCGGACGCGCCAATCTCGCGGATGCGCAGGCCTCCGCGGCGGTCGGGCAGATCGCCCTGGCCGAACTGTGGTCCGAATTGCTCGCGGCGCAAGGCCTGGTCGCGGCTCAATTGCTGCTGACGCTGGAAGATCTCGAGGACCGCAGGCGCTATCTCAATGCCTCGGCGACCCTTGGCCGCTTGCTGAAGGCGCGGGCGGTGCCGGTGGTGAACGAGAATGACAGTGTCGCCACCCAGGAAATCCGGTTTGGCGACAATGACCGGCTGGCGGCCCGGGTCGCGCAGGCCGCCCATGCCAACGCGGTGATGCTGCTGTCCGATGTCGACGGCCTCTATGATCGCGATCCCGCCGATCCGGAGGCGCAATTGATGCCTTTCGTGCGGGGGGTGACGCCGGAAATCCACGCCATGGCGACCGGCGCGTCCGGCTCGGGCTTGGGATCGGGCGGGATGACGTCCAAGCTGCAGGCGGCCGAGATCGCGGAGCGCGCGGGAATCGTGCTGGCCATTCTCAATGGCACTCATGATTCCCCTGTCAGCCGCGCGACTGGTGGCAATATCGGCACATTGTTCCTACCGCGCCGGAAGGATGGCGCGCGCAAGGCGTGGCTCGGCGGGCGGCTGCGGCTGAAAGGGGTGCTCAAGGTCGATGCCGGGGCGGCCAAGGCTCTCACCAAGGGCGGCAGCCTGCTCGCGGCGGGCATCACGGCCGTGGATGGCGAATTTCATCGCGGCGATCCCGTCGCGATCTGCGATGGGGCCGGCCGCCCGCTGGCCCAGGGGCTGGTCGAATATGACGCCGGGGAATGCTCCCGGCTGATGGGCCGCAATTCTTCAGACCACGCGGAGATTCTCGGCTACTATCCGCGTTCGGCAGTGGTGCATAGAGATCAGTTGGTGTTGTTGTGA
- a CDS encoding NAD-dependent epimerase/dehydratase family protein → MTIAITGGTGFVGQAFIELALERGLELRALVRRPQEPRENIDWVRGDLANAAALKELCAGAEAVVHIAGVVNAPDQAGFEEGNVAGTLSVVEAAVAARVPRFIFISSLAARQPNLSAYGASKARAEKILAASGLDWTIVRPPAVYGPRDREMLELFRAAKWGVVPLPPPGRVSVIHVADLAALLLALLPSSEDVTRQIFEPDDGKKDGWNNRELVREIGSALGRRPWSPHLSRKTLLHAARVDGWLRRGKAKLTSDRVNYMSHPDWVVSKRKAVPPVLWTPRIKTPEGLAATAAWYRLRGWL, encoded by the coding sequence GTGACCATTGCGATTACTGGTGGAACCGGGTTTGTCGGCCAGGCATTTATCGAACTCGCGCTGGAACGGGGGCTGGAATTGCGCGCCCTGGTCCGGCGGCCGCAGGAGCCGCGCGAGAACATCGATTGGGTGCGCGGCGATCTCGCCAATGCAGCGGCCCTGAAGGAGCTGTGCGCTGGCGCGGAAGCGGTCGTCCACATTGCCGGAGTGGTCAATGCGCCCGACCAGGCCGGGTTCGAGGAAGGCAATGTCGCAGGAACGCTCAGCGTCGTGGAAGCGGCGGTGGCGGCGCGCGTGCCCCGTTTCATATTCATCTCGTCGCTGGCGGCGCGGCAGCCGAACCTCTCCGCCTATGGCGCTTCCAAGGCCCGGGCCGAAAAGATCTTGGCCGCCAGCGGGCTGGATTGGACGATCGTTCGCCCCCCGGCGGTATATGGCCCGCGCGACCGGGAAATGCTCGAGTTGTTCCGGGCCGCGAAATGGGGCGTGGTTCCCCTGCCGCCGCCCGGGCGCGTATCGGTGATCCATGTGGCGGATCTTGCCGCTCTCCTGCTGGCCTTGCTGCCCAGCAGCGAGGATGTCACCCGCCAGATATTCGAGCCTGACGACGGCAAGAAAGACGGATGGAACAATCGGGAACTGGTGCGGGAAATCGGATCGGCGCTTGGCCGGCGTCCCTGGTCGCCGCATCTCTCCCGCAAGACCCTGCTCCATGCAGCGCGCGTCGATGGCTGGCTGCGGCGCGGAAAGGCGAAGCTGACATCCGACCGCGTGAATTACATGAGCCATCCGGACTGGGTGGTCAGCAAGCGCAAGGCGGTCCCCCCGGTGCTGTGGACCCCTCGCATCAAGACGCCGGAAGGGCTTGCCGCAACTGCGGCCTGGTATCGTTTGCGGGGCTGGCTCTGA
- a CDS encoding phosphoadenylyl-sulfate reductase, whose protein sequence is MAEASMATRKIDRIDAGPRFTNADAIRLNHMFRGSDTREMLAGVIREGLAGDLAVVSSFGAESAVLLHLVAQVDPSVPVLFLDTGKHFPETLAYRDELVERIGLKDLRILTPDAAVLAAKDDNGLRWSWDPDGCCEIRKVIPLANALAGFDASITGRKSFQSATRAGLPRFEIDTSDAQGRLKVNPLIDWSAEDLAAYFVEHDLPPHPLVAQGYPSIGCSPCTSKVEPGEDPRSGRWKGWNKTECGIHSPNNPAGKDDDLPPEYEPVF, encoded by the coding sequence ATGGCTGAGGCAAGTATGGCTACCCGGAAGATCGACCGTATCGACGCAGGTCCGCGTTTCACCAATGCGGATGCGATCCGGCTCAATCACATGTTCCGGGGCAGCGATACGCGCGAAATGCTTGCGGGCGTGATCCGCGAAGGGCTTGCGGGCGACCTGGCCGTGGTGTCCAGCTTCGGCGCGGAAAGCGCGGTTCTGCTGCATCTCGTGGCGCAGGTCGATCCTTCCGTCCCGGTGCTGTTCCTGGATACGGGCAAGCACTTCCCGGAAACGCTTGCCTATCGCGACGAGCTGGTCGAGCGCATCGGCCTCAAGGATCTGCGCATCCTCACTCCCGATGCGGCGGTTCTTGCCGCAAAGGACGACAATGGCCTGCGCTGGTCGTGGGACCCGGACGGCTGCTGCGAAATCCGCAAGGTCATCCCGCTGGCCAATGCGCTGGCCGGGTTCGATGCATCCATCACCGGCCGCAAGTCGTTCCAGTCGGCCACTCGGGCCGGGTTGCCGCGCTTCGAAATAGATACTTCGGACGCGCAGGGCCGGCTCAAGGTCAATCCGCTGATCGACTGGTCGGCCGAGGATCTCGCCGCCTATTTCGTGGAGCATGACCTGCCCCCCCATCCGCTGGTGGCCCAGGGTTATCCGTCCATCGGCTGCTCGCCCTGCACCAGCAAGGTCGAGCCGGGCGAGGACCCGCGTTCGGGCCGCTGGAAAGGCTGGAACAAGACCGAATGCGGCATCCACAGCCCGAATAATCCGGCAGGCAAGGACGACGACCTTCCCCCCGAATACGAACCTGTATTCTGA
- the obgE gene encoding GTPase ObgE has translation MHFLDQAKIYVRSGAGGPGAVSFRREKYIEYGGPDGGDGGRGGDIVFEAVSGLNTLIDFRYTQHFKAARGGHGMGKNRTGASAKELVIKVPVGTQIISDDDGETILADLTEPGQRITLLEGGLGGRGNASYKTSTNRAPRQHQPGEPAQEMWVWLRLKLLADVGLVGLPNAGKSTFINQISNTRAKVGDYAFTTLVPKLGVVRHRNREFVLADIPGLIEGAAEGAGIGDRFLGHIERCRVLIHLIDIAGTDPVEAFHIVEGELAAYGAGLEEKPRLIVLNKIDLADAELAEAFAGELRQAGAGAVHAVSGATGQGMDRLLDEVLNYLPAATTTERPGGEVEDEEDEQPWSPL, from the coding sequence ATGCATTTTCTCGACCAGGCCAAGATATATGTCCGCTCCGGCGCGGGTGGCCCCGGCGCGGTCAGCTTTCGCCGGGAGAAATATATCGAGTATGGCGGGCCTGACGGCGGTGACGGGGGGCGCGGCGGGGACATCGTGTTTGAGGCGGTATCCGGCCTCAATACGCTGATCGACTTCCGCTATACCCAGCATTTCAAGGCCGCGCGTGGCGGCCACGGCATGGGCAAGAATCGCACCGGGGCCAGCGCCAAGGAACTCGTCATCAAGGTGCCGGTGGGCACGCAGATCATTTCCGACGATGATGGCGAAACGATCCTCGCCGACCTGACCGAACCCGGCCAGCGGATCACCTTGCTGGAAGGCGGGCTGGGGGGCAGGGGGAACGCCAGCTACAAGACCAGCACCAATCGCGCGCCGCGCCAGCACCAGCCCGGAGAGCCGGCGCAGGAAATGTGGGTGTGGCTGCGGCTCAAGCTGCTTGCCGACGTCGGGCTGGTCGGCCTGCCCAATGCGGGCAAATCGACCTTCATCAATCAGATCTCCAACACCCGCGCGAAGGTGGGCGATTACGCCTTCACCACTCTGGTGCCGAAGCTGGGGGTGGTGCGCCATCGGAACCGCGAATTCGTTCTGGCCGATATTCCGGGCCTGATCGAAGGCGCCGCGGAAGGGGCGGGCATCGGCGACCGCTTCCTTGGCCATATCGAGCGTTGCCGGGTCTTGATCCATCTGATCGACATCGCGGGGACCGATCCGGTTGAGGCGTTCCATATCGTGGAAGGCGAGCTTGCGGCCTATGGCGCGGGCCTGGAAGAAAAGCCCCGGCTGATCGTCCTCAACAAGATCGATCTTGCCGATGCCGAACTGGCGGAAGCCTTCGCCGGGGAATTGAGGCAGGCTGGCGCCGGGGCCGTCCATGCCGTGTCCGGCGCCACCGGCCAGGGGATGGATCGTCTGCTCGATGAAGTGCTGAATTATCTGCCGGCCGCGACCACAACCGAACGTCCTGGCGGTGAAGTGGAAGATGAGGAAGACGAGCAGCCCTGGTCGCCGCTCTGA
- a CDS encoding nitrite/sulfite reductase encodes MYKYDQYDQAMVDTRVEEFRDQTRRRLEGTLAEEQFRPLRLQNGLYLQLHAYMLRVAVPYGTLSSAQMRMLGDIADKYDRGYGHFTTRQNIQYNWIKLEDAPDILADLATVEMHAIQTSGNCIRNISSDQYAGAIADELVDPRPYAELLRQWSSFHPEFLSLPRKFKIAVIASDTDRAAMRLHDIGIQIVKNEAGEIGAAFYVGGGMGRTPMIAPLIRDFVPLDQLITYSEACLRVYNRYGRRDNKYKARIKILVHELGKDEYTRQVEEEFAHLQAQNIEPPLAELERIKTYFTDPPFDAGAPDTLDRSDPDFALWVDRNCDAHKQPGYIIATVSLKPVGGIPGDASADQIRLMADLAREYSFDELRVTHAQNIVFPHVRKADLYTLWRKLDDAGLSTPNLGQIGDIIACPGLDYCSLANARSIPVAQKISERFAEQGKAETIGELKLKISGCINACGHHHAGHIGILGVDRKGVENYQLLLGGSEGADTSLGQITGPGFSEDGIVDAVEKATDVYLANKQGDERFLDTYRRIGMAPFKEAIYG; translated from the coding sequence ATGTACAAGTATGACCAATACGACCAGGCGATGGTCGATACCCGCGTCGAGGAATTCCGCGATCAGACCCGCCGCCGCCTCGAAGGCACGCTGGCGGAGGAGCAGTTCCGCCCGCTGCGCCTGCAGAACGGCCTGTATCTCCAGCTCCACGCCTATATGCTGCGCGTCGCGGTGCCCTATGGCACGTTGAGTTCCGCCCAGATGCGGATGCTGGGCGACATCGCGGACAAGTACGACCGGGGCTATGGCCACTTCACCACCCGGCAGAACATCCAGTATAACTGGATCAAGCTGGAGGACGCGCCCGACATCCTGGCCGATCTCGCCACGGTGGAGATGCACGCCATCCAGACCAGCGGCAATTGCATCCGCAACATCAGTTCCGACCAATATGCCGGCGCCATCGCCGACGAGCTGGTCGACCCGCGCCCCTATGCCGAGCTGCTGCGCCAGTGGTCGAGCTTCCATCCCGAATTTCTGAGCTTGCCGCGCAAGTTCAAGATCGCGGTGATCGCTTCGGATACCGACCGCGCGGCGATGCGGCTGCACGACATCGGCATCCAGATCGTGAAGAACGAGGCCGGAGAGATCGGCGCGGCCTTCTATGTCGGCGGCGGCATGGGCCGCACCCCGATGATCGCGCCGCTGATCCGCGATTTCGTGCCGCTGGACCAGCTGATTACCTATTCCGAAGCCTGCCTGCGCGTCTACAATCGCTACGGCCGCCGCGACAACAAATACAAGGCGCGGATCAAGATCCTGGTCCACGAGCTGGGCAAGGACGAATATACCCGCCAGGTCGAAGAGGAATTCGCCCATCTGCAGGCGCAGAATATCGAGCCGCCGCTGGCCGAGCTGGAGCGGATCAAGACCTATTTCACTGATCCCCCGTTCGATGCGGGCGCGCCCGACACGCTCGACCGTTCGGACCCGGACTTCGCCCTGTGGGTGGATCGCAACTGCGACGCGCACAAGCAGCCCGGCTATATCATCGCCACGGTCAGCCTGAAGCCGGTCGGCGGCATTCCCGGCGACGCCAGCGCGGACCAGATCCGGCTGATGGCCGATCTCGCCAGGGAATATTCCTTCGACGAGCTGCGCGTCACCCATGCCCAGAACATCGTCTTCCCGCATGTCAGGAAGGCCGATCTCTACACGCTATGGCGGAAGCTCGATGACGCCGGGCTATCGACGCCCAATCTCGGCCAGATCGGCGACATCATCGCCTGCCCCGGCCTGGACTATTGCAGCCTGGCCAATGCGCGGTCGATCCCGGTCGCGCAGAAGATTTCCGAACGCTTCGCCGAACAGGGCAAGGCGGAAACCATCGGCGAATTGAAGCTCAAGATCTCGGGCTGCATCAATGCCTGCGGGCATCATCATGCCGGCCATATCGGCATCCTCGGCGTCGACCGGAAAGGCGTGGAGAATTACCAGCTCCTGCTCGGCGGCAGCGAAGGCGCGGACACGTCGCTCGGCCAGATCACCGGCCCCGGCTTCAGCGAGGACGGGATCGTGGATGCGGTCGAGAAGGCGACCGACGTCTATCTCGCCAACAAGCAAGGCGACGAGCGCTTCCTCGACACCTATCGCCGGATCGGCATGGCTCCCTTCAAGGAGGCCATCTATGGTTGA